A part of Streptomyces sp. DSM 40750 genomic DNA contains:
- a CDS encoding rhamnogalacturonan lyase produces the protein MQHPQRHHRRRALRSVVTAALVAVGLTTFTGTPAEAATARQVEALDRGVVSVHVDSGNLVSWRWLGTDPNDVSFNVYRAGTKVNSTPVTGSTNYFHSGAPAQADYTVRAIVGGVEQGDSVHAVQLRTGYKDVPISAPAGGTTPDGVAYTYEANDASVGDLDGDGALEFVLKWQPTNAKDNSQSGYTGNTIIDGIKLDGTRLWRIDLGRNIRSGAHYTQFQVYDYDGDGKAEIAAKTADGTVDGTGAVIGSSSADHRNSSGYILSGPEYLTMFNGQTGRAMQSVDYVPARGTVSSWGDSYGNRVDRFLAGTAYLDGARPSLIMARGYYTRTVIAAWDWRGGSFTRRWTFDTNASTNSGRGYDGQGSHSLSVGDVDNDGKDEIVYGAMAVDDNGNALWTTRTGHGDAQHLGDLDPSTSGLEYFKVSESTSQPAELYINPANGAVRWQLAACCDNGRGVAGDIHAGNDGPEMWSASDTSIRDEAGATKGREPSSVNFLSWWDGDPVRELLDGTRIDKYGTSSDTRLLTGSGVSSNNGTKATPALSGDILGDWREEVVWRTSGNTALRIYSTPIETSTKITTLLHDPMYRTGLAWQNTAYNQPPHTGFFIGDGMPTAPRPTVYTP, from the coding sequence GTGCAGCACCCGCAGAGGCACCACAGACGCCGAGCCCTGCGCTCGGTTGTGACAGCGGCCCTCGTCGCCGTCGGACTCACCACGTTCACCGGCACGCCCGCCGAGGCCGCCACCGCCCGTCAGGTCGAGGCCCTCGACCGGGGCGTGGTCAGTGTGCACGTCGACAGCGGCAACCTGGTCAGCTGGCGCTGGCTGGGCACCGACCCGAACGACGTGTCGTTCAACGTCTACCGGGCCGGCACGAAGGTCAACTCGACGCCGGTCACCGGCTCCACCAACTACTTCCACTCCGGCGCCCCCGCCCAGGCCGACTACACGGTCCGCGCGATCGTGGGCGGTGTGGAGCAGGGCGACTCGGTGCACGCGGTCCAACTCCGCACCGGCTACAAGGACGTGCCGATCAGCGCGCCCGCAGGCGGGACCACCCCGGACGGCGTCGCGTACACCTACGAGGCGAACGACGCCTCCGTGGGTGACCTCGACGGCGACGGCGCGCTGGAGTTCGTCCTGAAGTGGCAGCCGACGAACGCCAAGGACAACTCCCAGTCCGGCTACACGGGCAACACGATCATCGACGGGATCAAGCTCGACGGCACCCGCCTGTGGCGCATCGACCTGGGCCGCAACATCCGCTCGGGCGCGCACTACACGCAGTTCCAGGTGTACGACTACGACGGCGACGGCAAGGCCGAGATCGCCGCCAAGACGGCGGACGGCACGGTCGACGGCACCGGCGCGGTCATCGGCAGCTCCTCCGCCGACCACCGCAACTCCAGCGGCTACATCCTGTCCGGCCCCGAGTACCTGACCATGTTCAACGGCCAGACCGGCAGGGCGATGCAGAGCGTCGACTACGTCCCGGCCCGGGGCACGGTCTCGTCCTGGGGCGACTCGTACGGCAACCGTGTGGACCGCTTCCTCGCCGGGACGGCGTACCTGGACGGCGCCCGCCCCTCCCTGATCATGGCGCGCGGCTACTACACCCGTACGGTGATCGCCGCCTGGGACTGGCGGGGCGGCTCCTTCACCCGCCGCTGGACCTTCGACACCAACGCCTCCACCAACAGCGGCCGGGGCTATGACGGGCAGGGCTCGCACAGCCTCTCCGTCGGTGACGTCGACAACGACGGCAAGGACGAGATCGTGTACGGCGCGATGGCCGTGGACGACAACGGCAACGCCCTGTGGACCACCAGGACGGGCCACGGGGACGCGCAGCACCTGGGTGACCTCGACCCGTCCACCTCGGGCCTGGAGTACTTCAAGGTCTCCGAGTCCACCTCCCAGCCCGCCGAGCTGTACATCAACCCGGCGAACGGGGCCGTTCGCTGGCAGCTCGCCGCCTGCTGCGACAACGGCCGGGGCGTGGCCGGGGACATCCACGCCGGCAACGACGGCCCGGAGATGTGGTCCGCCTCCGACACGTCCATCCGCGACGAGGCGGGCGCGACGAAGGGCCGCGAGCCCTCCTCCGTCAACTTCCTCTCCTGGTGGGACGGCGACCCGGTCCGCGAACTCCTCGACGGCACCCGGATCGACAAATACGGCACATCCTCCGACACCCGCCTGCTGACCGGCTCCGGGGTCTCCTCCAACAACGGCACCAAGGCCACCCCCGCCCTGTCCGGCGACATCCTCGGCGACTGGCGTGAAGAGGTCGTCTGGCGCACCAGCGGCAACACGGCCCTGCGGATCTACTCGACCCCGATCGAGACCAGCACCAAGATCACGACCCTGCTCCACGACCCGATGTACCGCACGGGCCTGGCCTGGCAGAACACGGCCTACAACCAGCCCCCGCACACCGGTTTCTTCATCGGCGACGGGATGCCGACGGCGCCCAGGCCTACGGTGTACACACCGTAG
- a CDS encoding endonuclease/exonuclease/phosphatase family protein codes for MPNHSRVTRRLSLKTVLAAAVLLPLFRTGVSAEPAAAAEEPVSPRLDLMSFNLRYASTTRPNSWAVRRPVMRALLRQEAPHVIGTQEGLHQQLLDIEADLGANYRWIGAGRAGGNRDEFMAVFYDTRRLAPVEYQHFWLSDTPEVPGSNTWGGGSIRMVTWVRFRDLRDGGGQFYVLNTHLDNLSQYARERSAALIAQRIAGFDQSLPLVVTGDFNVAAHKNPVYDTMLGAGLVDTWDTAAERGELYATFHGYRPLTPGGDRIDWILATPEVTAHRAAINTFSLNGQFPSDHLPVQASLTLG; via the coding sequence GTGCCGAACCACAGCCGAGTCACGCGTCGCCTCAGCCTGAAGACCGTCCTCGCCGCGGCGGTCCTGCTGCCCCTGTTCCGCACCGGGGTGTCCGCCGAACCCGCCGCCGCGGCGGAAGAACCCGTCAGCCCCCGTCTCGACCTGATGTCGTTCAATCTGCGCTACGCGAGCACCACCCGGCCCAACAGCTGGGCCGTGCGCAGGCCGGTGATGCGCGCACTGCTGCGGCAGGAGGCGCCCCATGTCATCGGTACCCAGGAAGGCCTCCACCAGCAGCTCCTCGACATCGAGGCCGACCTCGGCGCGAACTACCGCTGGATCGGCGCCGGACGCGCGGGCGGCAACCGGGACGAGTTCATGGCGGTCTTCTACGACACCCGCCGGCTCGCGCCCGTCGAGTACCAGCACTTCTGGCTCTCCGACACCCCGGAGGTGCCCGGCTCGAACACCTGGGGCGGCGGCTCCATCCGCATGGTCACCTGGGTCCGGTTCCGCGATCTGCGGGACGGCGGCGGACAGTTCTACGTCCTCAACACCCACCTCGACAACCTCAGCCAGTACGCCCGCGAGCGTTCCGCGGCGCTGATCGCCCAGCGCATCGCCGGGTTCGACCAGTCGCTCCCCCTCGTCGTCACCGGTGACTTCAATGTCGCGGCCCACAAGAACCCGGTCTACGACACGATGCTGGGTGCCGGACTCGTCGACACCTGGGACACGGCGGCCGAGCGCGGTGAGCTGTACGCGACCTTCCACGGCTACCGGCCGCTGACGCCCGGCGGCGACCGTATCGACTGGATCCTGGCCACGCCGGAGGTCACGGCGCACCGGGCCGCGATCAACACCTTCTCCCTGAACGGGCAGTTCCCCAGCGACCATCTGCCCGTACAGGCCTCGCTGACCCTGGGCTGA